A region from the Carboxydocella sporoproducens DSM 16521 genome encodes:
- a CDS encoding CooT family nickel-binding protein: MCEANAYLRQGEKEELLLERVDKIIPQGNELYLENIFGQRKTIKGRIVEMALVDHKIVLERNE, from the coding sequence ATGTGTGAGGCCAATGCCTATCTACGCCAGGGGGAAAAAGAGGAATTGCTGCTGGAACGGGTAGACAAAATCATCCCCCAGGGTAATGAGTTATATCTGGAGAATATTTTCGGTCAGCGCAAAACCATAAAAGGCCGGATTGTGGAAATGGCCCTGGTGGATCATAAGATCGTTCTGGAAAGGAATGAATAG